The Hymenobacter baengnokdamensis genome includes a region encoding these proteins:
- a CDS encoding sensor histidine kinase, with product MPAGRILYAGLRDDTLALLQQRLADAVLEPLAPGQSVGDGPLLRQYDLLLLGPAMEMPIRVAQEAYAVDKLLSVLLLAEASLHEKLKQALLFSPFVGPTVQSASVAVGARLAPIVEDAVQRTVQRRSFAKLKSISLSGLQFEPQVVAKVRADFSTKVLEEAPMGAVLVSGAGTVASINRYALELFGRPETQVLGTALSQQFPAAVRPALEAFLHDGYLGAPKQLFAVPWPAGTLYLEVSVTAIDTPVTGEYHLVMLNDTTATVLAQQQAQADVQALQRANADLDNFIYSASHDLKAPISNIEGLLTALREELAAPATAATEVPPLLELMQGAVERFKRTIDHLTDLTKLQKVHLQPADVVDLAAVVEDVRLDLLAQLQATAARLDVDLAQAPTLSFSPKNLRSVVYNLLSNALKYHHPDRAPHVWLRSYPADVCHVLEVQDNGLGLDAGQQAKLFGLFQRLHDHVEGSGVGLYMVRKIMENAGGRVEVASRVGEGSTFRVYFPREPY from the coding sequence TGGAGCCCCTGGCGCCCGGGCAGTCGGTGGGCGACGGGCCGCTGCTGCGGCAATACGACCTGCTGCTGCTTGGCCCGGCAATGGAAATGCCCATTCGCGTGGCGCAGGAAGCGTATGCGGTGGACAAGCTCTTGTCGGTGCTGCTGCTGGCCGAAGCCAGCCTGCACGAGAAACTTAAGCAGGCGCTGCTGTTTTCGCCGTTTGTGGGGCCTACCGTGCAGAGCGCGTCGGTGGCGGTGGGCGCGAGGCTGGCGCCCATCGTGGAAGACGCCGTGCAGCGCACGGTGCAGCGCCGCAGCTTTGCCAAGCTCAAAAGCATCTCGCTCTCGGGGCTGCAGTTTGAGCCGCAGGTGGTGGCCAAGGTGCGGGCCGACTTTTCGACCAAGGTGCTGGAAGAGGCCCCGATGGGGGCCGTGCTGGTATCCGGGGCCGGCACGGTGGCCAGCATCAACCGCTACGCGCTGGAGCTGTTTGGCCGCCCCGAAACGCAGGTGCTCGGCACTGCCCTCAGCCAGCAGTTTCCGGCGGCCGTACGCCCCGCGCTGGAGGCGTTTCTGCACGACGGCTACCTGGGGGCGCCCAAGCAGCTGTTTGCCGTACCCTGGCCGGCGGGCACGTTGTACCTGGAAGTGTCGGTGACGGCCATTGACACGCCCGTGACGGGCGAGTACCACCTGGTGATGCTGAACGACACCACGGCCACGGTGCTGGCGCAGCAGCAGGCGCAGGCCGACGTGCAAGCCCTGCAACGCGCTAATGCGGACCTGGACAACTTTATTTATTCGGCCTCGCACGACCTCAAAGCGCCCATCAGCAACATCGAGGGCCTGCTGACGGCGCTGCGCGAAGAGCTGGCCGCGCCCGCGACGGCCGCCACCGAGGTGCCGCCCCTGCTCGAGCTGATGCAGGGCGCGGTGGAGCGGTTTAAGCGCACCATCGACCACCTGACGGACCTGACCAAGCTGCAGAAAGTGCACCTGCAGCCCGCCGACGTCGTGGACCTAGCCGCCGTGGTGGAGGACGTGCGGCTGGATTTGCTGGCGCAGTTGCAAGCCACCGCGGCCCGGCTGGACGTGGACCTGGCGCAGGCACCCACGCTGTCGTTCTCGCCCAAAAACCTGCGCTCGGTGGTGTACAACCTGCTCAGCAACGCCCTCAAATACCACCACCCTGACCGTGCGCCGCACGTGTGGCTGCGAAGCTACCCGGCCGATGTCTGCCACGTGCTGGAAGTGCAGGACAATGGCCTGGGGCTGGACGCGGGACAGCAGGCCAAGCTGTTTGGGCTGTTTCAGCGCCTGCACGACCACGTGGAGGGCTCCGGCGTGGGCTTGTACATGGTGCGCAAAATCATGGAAAACGCCGGCGGGCGCGTTGAAGTGGCAAGCCGGGTGGGCGAGGGGTCCACGTTTCGCGTCTATTTCCCCCGTGAGCCGTATTAG
- a CDS encoding response regulator: MSLLPAILLVDDDSTTNFINQRLLRRMQVSQEVLVAGNGQEALAVLEECGAEPARCPALILLDVNMPVMNGFEFLEALARRPKATDAAVVVMLTTSRLDRDLTRLENLSVVDFLQKPLTQEAMQQVLERHFGHELKSN; encoded by the coding sequence ATGTCTTTGCTGCCCGCTATCTTATTGGTTGATGATGACTCCACGACCAACTTCATTAACCAACGGCTGCTGCGCCGCATGCAGGTCAGCCAGGAGGTGCTGGTGGCCGGCAACGGTCAGGAAGCGCTGGCGGTGCTGGAAGAATGCGGGGCGGAGCCAGCCCGGTGCCCGGCTTTGATTTTACTGGACGTGAACATGCCCGTGATGAACGGCTTCGAGTTTCTCGAAGCCCTAGCGCGGCGGCCGAAGGCAACCGACGCGGCCGTGGTAGTGATGCTGACCACATCGCGGCTGGACCGCGACCTGACGCGCCTGGAAAACCTATCAGTGGTCGATTTTCTGCAGAAGCCGCTGACCCAGGAGGCGATGCAGCAGGTGTTGGAGCGGCACTTTGGCCACGAGTTAAAGAGCAATTAA
- a CDS encoding response regulator — translation MKTFLIDDDPLANYLTKRLLRIEQFSTTISTFESAEAALAVLLQQPPAETPAVIFLDLNMPLMNGWQFLDALAPHENLLRGHCHIFILTSSLALTDMEKAKTYALVTRLIHKPIDRLEIQAIYSQLQGERPA, via the coding sequence ATGAAAACGTTCCTGATTGACGACGACCCGCTAGCCAACTACCTTACCAAAAGGCTTTTACGAATAGAGCAGTTTTCCACTACTATCTCCACCTTCGAGTCGGCGGAGGCAGCGCTGGCCGTGCTTTTGCAGCAGCCCCCGGCCGAGACGCCGGCCGTCATCTTTCTGGATTTGAATATGCCCCTTATGAATGGCTGGCAATTTCTGGATGCGTTGGCTCCGCACGAGAATCTATTGCGCGGCCATTGCCATATTTTTATTCTTACCTCTTCTTTGGCGCTGACCGACATGGAAAAGGCGAAAACCTATGCCTTGGTTACGCGCCTCATTCATAAGCCCATAGACCGTCTGGAAATACAGGCTATCTACTCGCAGCTGCAAGGCGAGCGCCCAGCTTAA
- a CDS encoding PAS domain-containing sensor histidine kinase translates to MSFDATPSDTQPRLYREAAFWLNSQGEFTVLNEAFTHLTGYTTEALRGRAFTGLLGPAERTSAEAWLEKAQQGTALTLEVDWPGLGSRAHKVLLTSFPVLGHAHELTGIGVQARPAPTAPPAAPALKEPEQSQLAVIFQSVSDVLFVLDVSPRQQYRFLVVNQAFEKATGLPVAQVVGRLVQEIIPEPSLSLVLRYYHQAITTRQRVTWQETTEYPTGSRIGEVSVTPVFNEAGVCIQLVGNVYDLTAQKKIEEDLRASNERFMYVLKATTDAIYDWNIAANTLLWGEGFEALFGHHLVRNPTEFRQWSDFVHPDDVAHSVHDLLRIVHETRRTHWQKEYRFQRANGSWASVFDRGHIIRDAAGRAVRMIGSMQDITERKEAEERQRQMAQELSEQNSDLQQFGYIVSHNLRAPLANARGFATLLAHEIKDSAAFDTSLRHLQTSLQQLDTIIADVNTILSIRSKARISRPEPVHLAAVCEQVRQTLAQALLDCGGRITCAISDELRLPGNRAYFHSIFYNLLANSIKYRSEQRPLRIEVAATHTPGRGTQVTVTDNGLGFDLEKAGNSVFELYKRFHTTSEGRGIGLFLVKAHVEAMGGYVKVHSRVEEGTRFTLNFG, encoded by the coding sequence AGCGCACGTCGGCCGAAGCCTGGCTTGAAAAAGCGCAGCAGGGCACTGCGCTCACCCTGGAAGTAGACTGGCCGGGCCTTGGCAGCCGGGCACATAAGGTGCTGCTTACGTCGTTTCCGGTGCTCGGCCATGCACATGAGCTTACCGGCATCGGGGTGCAGGCCCGGCCCGCGCCAACGGCGCCCCCGGCAGCTCCGGCGCTTAAAGAGCCGGAGCAATCGCAGCTGGCCGTCATTTTCCAGAGCGTCTCCGACGTGCTTTTTGTACTGGACGTATCGCCCCGGCAGCAGTACCGGTTTTTAGTGGTCAACCAGGCTTTTGAGAAGGCAACCGGCTTGCCGGTTGCTCAAGTTGTTGGCCGACTGGTGCAGGAAATTATCCCTGAGCCATCGCTGAGCCTGGTGCTGCGCTATTACCACCAGGCTATTACTACCCGGCAGCGGGTGACCTGGCAGGAAACGACCGAGTATCCTACCGGCAGCCGGATAGGCGAAGTGTCGGTGACGCCGGTTTTTAACGAGGCTGGTGTCTGCATCCAGCTGGTTGGCAATGTGTACGACCTGACGGCGCAGAAAAAGATAGAAGAAGACCTGCGGGCCAGCAACGAGCGGTTTATGTACGTGCTGAAAGCTACGACCGATGCTATTTACGATTGGAATATAGCCGCCAACACTTTGCTTTGGGGCGAAGGCTTCGAAGCCCTGTTTGGCCATCACCTGGTCCGCAACCCCACCGAATTTCGGCAGTGGTCCGACTTTGTGCACCCCGACGATGTGGCCCACTCCGTTCATGACCTGCTGCGCATAGTCCATGAAACGCGCCGCACGCACTGGCAGAAGGAATACCGCTTTCAGCGAGCCAACGGCTCCTGGGCCAGTGTATTTGACCGGGGCCATATTATCCGCGATGCAGCGGGCCGGGCCGTGCGCATGATTGGCTCTATGCAGGATATTACCGAACGCAAGGAAGCGGAAGAAAGGCAACGCCAGATGGCGCAGGAGCTGTCTGAGCAAAATTCTGATTTGCAGCAATTCGGATACATTGTTTCGCACAACCTACGGGCTCCGCTGGCCAATGCCCGAGGCTTTGCCACCCTGCTTGCTCACGAAATAAAAGACTCAGCGGCCTTCGATACCTCCCTGCGGCATCTACAAACCAGCTTGCAGCAGCTCGACACCATTATTGCCGATGTTAATACCATTCTCTCCATTCGCAGCAAGGCGCGGATAAGTCGCCCCGAGCCCGTGCACCTGGCCGCCGTGTGCGAGCAAGTGCGCCAGACGCTGGCCCAGGCCCTGCTCGACTGCGGTGGCCGCATTACCTGCGCGATTTCCGATGAGCTGCGGCTGCCCGGCAACCGGGCTTATTTCCACAGCATTTTTTATAATCTACTGGCTAACTCCATCAAGTACCGCTCCGAGCAGCGTCCGCTACGCATAGAGGTCGCAGCTACCCACACACCCGGCCGGGGCACCCAGGTAACGGTGACTGACAACGGCTTAGGGTTCGACCTCGAAAAAGCCGGCAATAGTGTGTTTGAGCTATATAAGCGCTTTCATACTACTTCCGAAGGCCGGGGTATCGGCTTGTTTCTGGTTAAAGCGCACGTCGAAGCCATGGGTGGCTACGTAAAGGTGCATAGTCGAGTCGAGGAGGGAACGCGCTTTACCCTGAACTTTGGCTGA
- a CDS encoding 3-keto-disaccharide hydrolase, with protein sequence MTFLSKTGLLTTCAVSLLLLSFLPRPRLATDGGWHSLFDGKTLAGWKKLGGTASYTVENGAIVGTTVLNSGNTFLVMEREYSDFDLELDVKIEGSQNNSGIQTRSHFDSSAQPGKVYGRQVEIDPSARGWSGGIYDEARRQWLYPLDLHPQAKTAFKAGEYNHLKIECLGNETKTWLNNVPLAYVVDPVDPKGFIGLQVHGITEAAQAGKKVYFKNIRIKTANLQPSAFPADIYVANFVPNYLTAYEQQHGWKLLFDGKTSRGWRSAREKNFPAQGWQIAHGALTVLPSEGKEAANGGDIVTTDEYKAFDLSFEFKLTPGANSGVKYFVTLAEKTEGSAIGLEYQVLDDALHPDAKLGRDGDRTLASLYDLKTADKPARFVHPIGEWNVGRVVVYPNNHVEHYLNGAKVLEYERGSAEFRSLVAQSKYHVWPNFGEAPAGHLLLQDHGNRVSFRSIKLKELR encoded by the coding sequence ATGACTTTCCTTTCGAAGACTGGCTTGCTGACTACCTGCGCGGTTTCCTTGCTGTTGCTGTCCTTTTTGCCCAGGCCCCGGCTCGCAACTGATGGTGGCTGGCATAGTCTATTTGATGGGAAAACGCTGGCTGGCTGGAAAAAACTGGGTGGTACCGCCAGCTACACCGTTGAAAATGGTGCTATCGTCGGGACGACAGTCCTGAATTCGGGCAACACGTTTTTGGTGATGGAGCGGGAGTACAGTGATTTTGACCTGGAATTGGACGTCAAAATTGAGGGTTCACAAAACAACTCGGGCATACAGACGCGCAGTCACTTCGACTCATCGGCCCAGCCTGGTAAAGTGTACGGGCGGCAAGTAGAAATTGACCCCTCGGCGCGGGGCTGGTCGGGCGGTATCTACGACGAGGCACGCCGCCAGTGGCTCTACCCACTCGATTTGCACCCGCAGGCCAAAACGGCATTTAAGGCAGGCGAGTACAACCACCTCAAGATAGAATGCTTGGGCAACGAGACGAAAACGTGGCTGAACAATGTGCCCTTAGCCTACGTGGTAGACCCGGTAGACCCTAAAGGCTTTATTGGCTTACAGGTACACGGCATTACCGAGGCGGCGCAGGCGGGTAAGAAGGTGTACTTCAAAAATATTCGCATCAAAACGGCGAACCTGCAACCGAGTGCCTTTCCGGCCGACATCTATGTGGCCAACTTCGTACCCAACTACTTAACTGCCTACGAGCAGCAACACGGTTGGAAGCTCTTATTTGATGGGAAAACCAGCCGGGGCTGGCGCAGCGCCAGGGAAAAGAACTTTCCGGCGCAGGGCTGGCAGATAGCCCACGGCGCCCTGACGGTGCTGCCCTCGGAAGGGAAGGAGGCGGCCAACGGTGGCGATATCGTGACCACCGACGAATATAAGGCGTTCGACTTGTCGTTTGAGTTTAAGCTGACGCCGGGAGCCAACAGCGGGGTAAAGTATTTTGTGACACTGGCCGAGAAAACCGAGGGCTCGGCCATTGGCCTGGAATACCAGGTGCTCGACGATGCCCTGCACCCCGATGCCAAGCTGGGCCGCGATGGCGACCGTACCCTGGCCTCCCTCTACGATTTGAAAACGGCCGACAAGCCGGCGCGCTTCGTGCACCCCATCGGGGAGTGGAACGTGGGCCGCGTGGTAGTGTATCCGAATAACCACGTCGAGCACTACCTCAACGGGGCCAAAGTGCTGGAGTATGAGCGGGGCTCGGCCGAGTTTCGCAGTCTGGTAGCCCAGAGCAAATACCATGTGTGGCCCAACTTCGGCGAGGCCCCAGCCGGCCACTTGCTGCTGCAAGACCACGGCAACCGGGTATCGTTTCGCAGCATCAAGCTCAAAGAGCTGCGCTAA